One part of the Treponema sp. OMZ 787 genome encodes these proteins:
- the troC gene encoding transition metal ABC transporter permease subunit TroC has translation MNEIINFFNDYTLRNVFLGTMLLGIGSGVVGSFAVLRKQSLLGDAVAHAALPGVVIAFLLTGSKMTLPLLAGAGITGLIGTFFINNIVNNSKVDTDAAQGIVLGVFLGLGFLLLTYVQKLPGAGKSGLDKFIFGQAATITQQDVIIIFMVEAFILIMVALFWKELKLSTFDPGFSQSIGFSPKILEVILTVLIVITIVIGIQSVGVILMSALLLAPAAAARQWTDRLSIMCILSAFFGAASGMGGAVISSQALKMPTGPVIVCFLTAFTIISILFSPHRGIIQSKIKKLYVKIKILKAIREVRN, from the coding sequence ATGAACGAGATAATAAATTTTTTTAACGATTATACTTTGAGAAATGTTTTTTTAGGAACAATGCTTTTAGGCATAGGTTCGGGTGTGGTAGGCAGCTTTGCCGTTTTACGCAAACAAAGCTTACTAGGGGATGCAGTTGCACACGCTGCTCTCCCCGGAGTAGTGATAGCATTTTTACTTACAGGATCTAAAATGACTCTGCCGCTTTTAGCCGGTGCAGGAATCACGGGACTTATAGGAACTTTTTTTATAAACAACATTGTAAATAACTCAAAGGTTGACACGGATGCAGCCCAAGGTATTGTGTTGGGTGTATTTTTAGGCTTAGGCTTTTTACTTTTAACCTATGTTCAAAAATTACCGGGAGCCGGAAAAAGCGGTCTTGACAAATTTATCTTTGGACAAGCGGCTACTATCACGCAGCAGGATGTAATTATAATTTTTATGGTCGAAGCATTTATTCTTATAATGGTTGCTCTCTTCTGGAAAGAGCTGAAACTTTCTACATTTGATCCGGGATTTTCACAATCAATAGGTTTTTCTCCAAAAATTTTGGAAGTAATTTTAACAGTTCTAATAGTAATTACAATAGTTATAGGAATACAATCTGTCGGAGTAATTTTGATGAGTGCCCTTTTACTTGCACCGGCTGCTGCAGCAAGACAATGGACGGATAGATTGAGCATAATGTGCATTCTTTCAGCGTTTTTTGGAGCAGCATCCGGAATGGGCGGAGCGGTAATTTCTTCTCAAGCTTTAAAAATGCCCACAGGCCCAGTAATAGTTTGTTTTTTAACTGCATTTACAATTATTTCAATCTTATTTAGTCCTCATAGAGGAATCATTCAATCAAAGATAAAAAAACTTTATGTAAAAATCAAAATACTTAAAGCAATAAGAGAAGTAAGGAATTAA
- the fliJ gene encoding flagellar export protein FliJ, with protein MKRFEFRLEKLLSLREFYEHQAEIELAHAIAHKDYIDIELNQIANLKIKNGAEFNPESDKINITDLHSAQNYSIFLDKKKDELLEKLIIAEQIIEEKRKIYIEAASKRKVISKLKEKKREVWEKENIKSEENYIDDLVTYKFGQNKNIAAKNYN; from the coding sequence ATGAAAAGGTTTGAATTTCGGCTTGAAAAACTTTTGAGTTTACGTGAATTTTATGAGCATCAGGCAGAAATTGAATTGGCTCATGCTATTGCTCATAAGGATTACATAGATATTGAGTTAAATCAAATTGCTAATTTAAAAATAAAAAACGGTGCCGAATTTAATCCTGAATCGGATAAAATAAACATAACGGATCTTCATAGTGCTCAAAACTATAGTATTTTTTTAGATAAAAAAAAAGATGAATTATTAGAAAAATTGATCATTGCAGAACAAATTATTGAAGAAAAAAGAAAAATTTATATTGAAGCAGCATCAAAACGCAAGGTTATTTCAAAACTAAAAGAAAAAAAACGTGAGGTATGGGAAAAGGAAAATATAAAATCCGAAGAAAACTATATCGATGATCTTGTTACATATAAATTCGGACAAAATAAAAATATTGCAGCTAAAAATTATAATTAG
- the fliG gene encoding flagellar motor switch protein FliG encodes MAVTPAKERGSAKKGKDINSLSGRQKAAIFLVSLGGEISAKIMERLREDEVEKIVFEIARTESVEAELKDAVLQEFQDLMAAQNFITTGGIDYARDVLEKTFGSQKAIEIINRLTSSLQVRPFDFIRRTDPAHLLNFIQQEHPQTIALILAYLEPQKASVILQNLPDEIQSDVARRVATMDTTSPDVLREVERVLEKKLSTVSSEDYTAAGGVDSIVEILNLVDRSSEKSIIESLEDEDPDLAEEIKKKMFVFEDIVMLDDRSISKVLREVNNDEMAKALKQVDAEVQDKIFRNMSKRAGAMLRDEMEYMGPIRVKDVEEAQQKIVSIIRHLEDKGEIVIARSEEDELV; translated from the coding sequence ATGGCTGTAACACCTGCAAAAGAAAGAGGCAGTGCAAAAAAAGGTAAGGATATTAATTCACTTAGCGGAAGACAAAAGGCTGCTATATTTTTGGTATCTCTCGGAGGGGAAATCTCCGCAAAAATAATGGAAAGGCTTCGTGAAGATGAAGTCGAAAAAATAGTTTTTGAAATTGCAAGAACAGAAAGTGTTGAAGCCGAATTAAAAGATGCCGTTCTCCAAGAGTTTCAGGATTTAATGGCGGCTCAAAACTTTATAACAACCGGCGGTATAGATTATGCAAGAGATGTTTTGGAAAAAACATTCGGAAGTCAAAAGGCTATTGAAATAATTAATAGGCTCACGAGTTCTTTGCAAGTCCGTCCCTTCGATTTTATAAGACGTACGGATCCGGCTCACTTGCTTAACTTTATTCAGCAGGAGCATCCGCAGACAATAGCTTTGATTCTTGCCTACCTTGAGCCGCAAAAGGCATCGGTGATTTTGCAAAACCTCCCCGATGAAATTCAAAGCGATGTTGCAAGACGTGTCGCAACCATGGATACTACTTCCCCCGATGTTCTCCGTGAAGTTGAACGCGTTTTGGAAAAGAAACTGTCTACGGTTTCAAGTGAAGACTATACGGCCGCCGGAGGTGTTGACAGTATCGTTGAGATTCTTAACCTTGTTGACCGCTCTTCAGAAAAATCTATTATCGAATCTCTCGAAGATGAAGATCCCGATTTGGCCGAAGAAATCAAGAAGAAGATGTTCGTATTCGAAGATATTGTTATGCTTGACGATAGATCCATCAGTAAGGTATTGCGCGAAGTTAATAACGATGAAATGGCTAAGGCTCTTAAACAGGTTGATGCCGAGGTTCAAGATAAGATATTTAGAAATATGTCCAAGCGTGCCGGTGCCATGCTCCGCGATGAAATGGAATACATGGGTCCTATACGTGTTAAAGATGTTGAAGAAGCTCAGCAAAAGATTGTTTCGATTATCAGACACTTGGAGGATAAGGGAGAAATTGTTATCGCCAGATCCGAAGAGGATGAATTGGTATAA
- a CDS encoding metal-dependent transcriptional regulator — MQISQIATENYLKSIVKFLSASDKDIITNGELAKLLHVTPGTATSMVKKLEKYGYIKYQNRIGCSLTEKGKKYGLNILRRHRLIETFLFQTLKMDWKDVHNEAENLEHAASDILIDKIDEYLGNPKRDPHGAIIPKKNQKDYTSIDLPIEKVKCGTEYSIARLTGSEAQFEYYKKINLKLNSKIILQTKNEESGLAEIIIDGNKISCSTMILKNIFVEKIII, encoded by the coding sequence GTGCAAATATCGCAAATTGCAACAGAAAATTATTTAAAATCGATCGTGAAATTTTTATCTGCAAGCGATAAAGATATAATTACCAACGGTGAGCTTGCAAAATTATTACATGTTACCCCAGGTACTGCTACATCGATGGTAAAAAAACTTGAAAAATACGGATACATTAAATATCAAAACAGGATTGGATGCAGCCTTACCGAGAAAGGCAAAAAATACGGTCTTAATATTTTAAGAAGGCACCGATTAATTGAAACTTTTTTATTTCAAACTCTAAAAATGGATTGGAAGGATGTTCATAATGAGGCGGAAAATTTAGAGCATGCCGCTTCAGATATTTTAATAGATAAAATAGACGAGTATTTAGGCAACCCTAAAAGGGATCCGCATGGAGCCATTATACCTAAAAAAAATCAAAAAGACTATACAAGTATAGATTTACCTATAGAAAAAGTAAAATGCGGGACAGAATACTCGATAGCAAGGCTTACAGGTTCTGAAGCTCAATTTGAATATTACAAAAAAATAAATTTAAAATTAAATTCTAAAATAATACTTCAAACTAAAAATGAAGAAAGCGGTTTGGCAGAAATAATAATAGATGGGAATAAAATATCGTGTTCCACAATGATTTTAAAAAATATCTTCGTCGAAAAAATTATTATTTAG
- the fliI gene encoding flagellar protein export ATPase FliI, with translation MVDLFDKYTDAVSETDPIKFTGHVVRVHDKLIESEGPVASVGELCQIITDDNPDGLKAEVVGLNGVTVQLMSYTDVQGVKIGDRVIASGEILSVPVGDVLLGRVVDALCKSADGKPEPYSAKRYPVVASPPDAMTRKPIRQRIVTGIRAVDSLLAVGRGQRLGIFAGTGIGKSTLLGMIARNTNADINVIALIGERGREVLDFIEHDLGPEGLKHSVIVSATSDQSALARIRGAYTATAIAEYFRDQGKDVMLLFDSVTRFAMAQREIGLAIGEPPATRGYTPSVFSSLPKLLERSGTSEKGSITGFYTVLVEGDDMNEPISDAVRGILDGHIVLDRNLAERGQYPAVNVLKSISRLANRVSGQNTKAASKRMRTLLKDYTESEDMINLGAYQKGSSAAIDDAIEHYPRIYDFLTQEVDDPAKLKDTLQKLSDITGIDIPPEEFDEAGIGVGAIKKYAQSSEAASLYKSDREVK, from the coding sequence ATGGTAGATCTTTTTGATAAATATACCGATGCTGTTTCAGAAACCGATCCGATAAAATTTACAGGGCATGTTGTACGAGTTCACGATAAATTGATTGAGAGTGAAGGCCCTGTTGCTTCCGTAGGAGAGCTTTGTCAGATTATTACCGATGATAATCCTGACGGGTTAAAGGCTGAGGTCGTAGGTTTAAACGGAGTTACAGTTCAGCTTATGAGTTATACCGATGTTCAAGGTGTAAAAATAGGAGACCGTGTTATTGCAAGCGGTGAAATTCTATCTGTACCTGTAGGAGATGTATTACTCGGCCGTGTAGTAGATGCCCTCTGTAAATCTGCTGACGGCAAGCCTGAACCATATTCCGCTAAACGATATCCTGTTGTAGCTTCTCCTCCCGATGCTATGACACGCAAACCTATAAGACAAAGAATTGTTACAGGCATTCGTGCGGTTGATAGTCTTTTGGCTGTGGGACGAGGACAGCGCTTGGGAATTTTTGCCGGTACCGGTATAGGAAAATCTACCTTGCTTGGAATGATAGCTAGAAATACAAATGCCGATATAAATGTCATTGCTCTGATTGGAGAGCGAGGCCGAGAAGTTTTAGATTTTATTGAACATGATTTAGGGCCAGAAGGTTTAAAACATTCGGTAATTGTAAGTGCAACATCGGACCAAAGTGCTCTTGCAAGAATAAGAGGTGCATATACAGCTACGGCAATTGCAGAATATTTCCGTGATCAAGGAAAAGATGTTATGCTTCTTTTTGATTCGGTAACGCGTTTTGCTATGGCTCAGCGGGAAATAGGTCTTGCCATAGGGGAACCTCCTGCAACACGCGGATACACGCCAAGTGTTTTCAGTTCTTTGCCTAAACTGCTTGAAAGAAGCGGTACTTCCGAAAAAGGTTCCATTACAGGGTTTTATACCGTTTTGGTAGAAGGCGACGATATGAATGAACCTATTTCGGATGCTGTACGAGGTATTTTAGACGGACATATTGTTCTGGACAGAAACCTTGCCGAAAGAGGCCAATATCCTGCCGTCAATGTTTTAAAAAGCATTTCCCGTTTGGCAAACAGAGTGTCCGGACAAAATACAAAAGCTGCTTCAAAACGTATGCGAACCTTATTGAAAGACTATACCGAATCGGAAGATATGATAAACTTAGGTGCTTATCAAAAGGGAAGCAGTGCTGCAATAGATGATGCTATCGAACATTATCCCCGCATTTATGATTTTTTAACTCAAGAAGTAGATGATCCTGCGAAACTAAAGGATACGTTGCAAAAACTTTCGGATATTACCGGCATTGATATTCCTCCTGAAGAATTTGATGAAGCCGGTATAGGTGTGGGGGCTATAAAGAAATATGCTCAAAGCTCTGAAGCTGCTTCATTGTATAAATCTGATAGAGAGGTTAAATAA
- a CDS encoding tetratricopeptide repeat protein — MLSIFLEIIYERQLRKINLKILNDFINLIKEEARSNGAEFLQVQGGLYFLFKKKSIAYSFSAARFLYNINKILIAYKNKISEVRFITDYYEEEISNDELFDSLVMYKKQLIPEIGIFASKHAADKLGKYIDFTETDSSMLLCNVFKFFENINLINNKKNDTRPSIILHRNDSCFWAVYNFILLNPLNIDSLKSMNAEDKNAFLSTKNVYVYLKKHRFSKEMPQYFVDAFLTNAAIYLKYYIKKQNDGKCVKILIDNINDKKNLEEAEKIYAVNKFIEIEALDSLLPSIYNIPDDLLQIIYIILVSSKYFFYDEIMDFLLSLNKSKNFFDDIYAWMYSIGIILVENNIYAVPYGLLEIIERRINLSKSMADSNITEYLWKKYKNGILNANADAEKIFDSLNFKCKSDFLLASLFHNYSDYSIESLDLKKYKSETFYDALKYYQNSIIANTDDSTAKSYAYIKTAISFFQENKLEAGEYRGFSLLAFFNLTENKISDAITYFSYALENAEHSHDTSFICDALFNISIVYFLQNNLKQSMVFLDRLAAAVDEYFEQDWKIPYLFMKGRVYLQIGEFNKASENFKTASDFAELYFDELLPLCKSWYARSLAYIGQIKNAQELLLKYIDYTDDALLFLLESFLFYPILKNDFEKLDLDISSIYSEYNNPGLREFRNLTSGFSIAEDLIWSNIYNMSIGKKIFDAFYNYYNCKINFSNMYDKEECKLLLSNLETSAVESLYQNDPYSSLYMYLCYDLSVKLYGESSSQTVAYLSKAFKSMQKNVLAIGENDIRDKYMQNNLWNSRLFKVAKTQKLI, encoded by the coding sequence ATGTTAAGTATTTTTTTGGAAATAATATATGAAAGGCAACTGCGTAAAATTAATTTAAAAATTCTTAACGATTTTATTAACCTGATAAAAGAAGAAGCACGATCGAATGGAGCAGAATTTTTACAGGTTCAAGGAGGTCTTTATTTTTTATTTAAAAAAAAATCTATTGCTTATTCTTTTTCTGCTGCAAGATTTTTATATAATATAAATAAAATATTAATTGCATATAAAAATAAAATTTCAGAAGTAAGATTTATTACTGACTACTATGAAGAAGAAATTTCAAATGATGAGTTATTTGATTCATTGGTAATGTATAAAAAGCAATTAATACCTGAAATCGGTATTTTTGCCTCAAAACATGCTGCCGATAAACTTGGAAAGTATATCGATTTTACCGAAACCGATTCTTCCATGCTATTATGTAATGTATTTAAATTTTTTGAAAACATTAATTTAATAAATAATAAAAAAAATGATACGCGGCCTTCAATTATATTACACAGAAATGATAGTTGTTTTTGGGCTGTATATAATTTTATTTTATTAAATCCATTAAACATTGATTCTTTAAAATCAATGAATGCTGAAGATAAAAATGCTTTTTTGTCTACAAAAAATGTTTATGTTTATTTAAAAAAACACAGATTTTCTAAGGAAATGCCCCAATATTTTGTAGATGCTTTTTTGACAAATGCTGCAATATACTTGAAGTATTATATAAAAAAACAAAATGACGGAAAATGTGTAAAAATTTTAATAGATAATATAAACGATAAAAAAAATTTAGAAGAAGCAGAAAAAATATATGCTGTTAATAAATTTATTGAGATAGAAGCTTTAGATTCTTTATTGCCTTCAATATATAATATTCCGGATGATTTATTGCAGATAATATATATTATCCTTGTTTCAAGTAAATATTTTTTCTATGATGAAATTATGGATTTTTTACTTTCACTGAATAAAAGCAAGAATTTTTTTGATGATATTTATGCTTGGATGTATTCAATAGGAATTATTTTGGTTGAAAATAATATTTATGCTGTGCCTTATGGATTACTAGAAATTATTGAAAGACGTATTAATCTTAGCAAAAGTATGGCTGATTCCAATATCACTGAATATTTATGGAAAAAATATAAAAACGGAATTTTAAATGCAAATGCTGATGCTGAAAAAATTTTTGATTCTTTGAATTTTAAGTGTAAGTCTGATTTTTTACTTGCTTCACTATTTCATAATTATTCCGATTATTCTATAGAAAGCTTGGATCTAAAAAAGTATAAAAGCGAAACTTTCTATGATGCATTAAAATATTATCAGAATTCTATTATTGCAAACACGGATGACAGCACTGCAAAGTCATATGCATATATAAAAACCGCTATAAGTTTTTTTCAAGAAAACAAATTGGAAGCTGGAGAATATAGAGGTTTTTCTTTGTTGGCTTTCTTTAATTTAACCGAAAATAAAATATCGGATGCTATTACTTATTTTTCTTATGCCCTTGAGAATGCAGAGCATTCTCATGATACATCTTTTATTTGTGATGCATTATTTAATATAAGTATTGTATATTTTTTACAGAATAATTTAAAACAATCTATGGTGTTTTTAGATCGTTTAGCTGCTGCCGTTGATGAATATTTTGAACAAGATTGGAAGATTCCATACCTTTTTATGAAAGGCCGTGTTTATTTACAGATAGGCGAATTCAATAAAGCTTCAGAGAATTTTAAGACCGCATCAGATTTTGCTGAACTCTATTTTGATGAATTGTTGCCCTTATGTAAATCTTGGTATGCACGTTCTTTAGCATATATAGGACAAATAAAAAATGCTCAAGAACTTTTATTAAAATATATAGATTATACCGATGATGCATTATTATTTTTGCTTGAATCATTTTTATTTTATCCTATTTTAAAAAATGACTTTGAAAAATTGGATTTGGATATATCTTCAATTTATAGTGAGTATAATAATCCTGGACTCAGAGAATTCCGAAATTTAACATCAGGTTTTAGTATTGCCGAAGATTTAATTTGGTCAAACATTTATAACATGTCGATTGGTAAAAAAATATTTGATGCTTTTTATAATTATTATAATTGTAAAATTAATTTTTCAAACATGTATGATAAGGAGGAATGTAAGCTTCTTTTATCAAATTTAGAAACTTCTGCTGTTGAGTCATTATATCAAAATGATCCGTATTCATCTTTATATATGTATCTATGTTATGATTTATCGGTTAAATTATATGGAGAGAGTTCTTCTCAAACAGTTGCCTATCTAAGCAAGGCATTTAAGTCGATGCAGAAAAATGTATTAGCTATAGGTGAAAATGATATACGTGATAAGTATATGCAAAATAATTTATGGAACTCAAGACTCTTTAAGGTTGCAAAAACTCAAAAACTTATATAG
- a CDS encoding metal ABC transporter permease: MNMEIILTAIIVSASCALCGVFLVLRRMSLMSDAISHSIIIGIVLGFFISKTLSSSIPLIGAVIAGMASVIFTEALQKTKLIKSDAAIGLVFPFLFSLGVILVSLYAGNVHLDTDSVLLGELAFAPFDRINLFNISLPKSLVQMSGILLFDLLFIIVFFKELKLTTFDPNLAKTFGFSPAIMHYGLMFAVSLTCVGAFDSVGAVLVTALMIAPAAAALLLTNSLFYMIIISILIASAASISGFYLAVKIDGSIAGSMAAMTGLFFLLAYLFSPKDGLVKRRAEQKNIKINFAVKMLIVHLLHHQGEENMMIESREEHLCEHINWTEKKARAVVLTAKRLGYIKKENGLLLLSPLGREEAEKSITNI, encoded by the coding sequence ATGAATATGGAAATAATATTAACTGCAATAATTGTCTCCGCTTCATGTGCTCTCTGCGGAGTATTTTTAGTTTTAAGAAGAATGTCTTTGATGAGCGATGCAATAAGCCACTCAATAATAATAGGAATAGTATTGGGATTTTTTATCAGCAAAACATTATCTTCAAGTATACCGTTAATAGGTGCAGTTATAGCCGGAATGGCTTCTGTTATCTTTACAGAAGCCTTACAAAAAACAAAGCTTATAAAAAGCGATGCAGCAATCGGCCTTGTTTTTCCATTTTTATTCAGTCTTGGCGTTATCTTAGTTTCTCTTTATGCAGGAAATGTTCATTTGGACACCGATTCCGTCTTATTGGGAGAATTAGCCTTTGCACCTTTTGACCGAATAAATTTATTTAATATTTCTCTTCCAAAAAGTTTGGTTCAAATGAGCGGGATTCTTTTATTTGATTTACTTTTTATTATAGTATTTTTTAAAGAACTAAAATTGACAACCTTTGATCCAAATTTAGCAAAAACATTCGGCTTTTCCCCTGCAATTATGCATTACGGATTAATGTTTGCAGTGAGCCTTACCTGTGTCGGAGCCTTTGACTCAGTCGGAGCCGTTTTAGTTACGGCACTAATGATTGCACCGGCTGCTGCAGCCCTCTTATTGACAAACAGTCTTTTCTATATGATAATCATTTCAATTTTGATTGCTTCAGCAGCATCAATAAGCGGCTTTTACCTTGCAGTAAAAATCGACGGAAGTATTGCCGGTTCAATGGCAGCTATGACGGGATTATTCTTTTTACTGGCTTACCTATTCTCCCCAAAAGATGGATTGGTAAAACGCAGAGCCGAGCAAAAAAATATAAAAATAAATTTCGCAGTTAAAATGCTGATTGTACATCTTTTACATCACCAAGGTGAAGAAAATATGATGATAGAATCAAGAGAAGAACATTTATGCGAGCATATTAACTGGACAGAAAAAAAGGCTCGAGCCGTTGTGCTTACAGCAAAGCGGCTGGGATATATAAAAAAAGAAAACGGATTACTTCTTTTATCTCCCTTAGGCAGAGAAGAAGCTGAAAAATCAATTACAAATATTTAA
- a CDS encoding glycoside hydrolase family 3 N-terminal domain-containing protein gives MKVYFAIVSILFSINLNIFADDAYIRTYISEMSIEDKASQVLMMSIEGKKTFPPHLSSYFDSYTPGAFILFGYNFSDTPEACASYIKSVKQSIQNLSKAKTFMPPFFASDFEGGRVYRIRKIGSHLPSPKKIAETLTEEEALNLYTHTAEQINLLGIHLNLAPIVEKERSNESGFLDDRIFSNDEDVLIKYTKAFILGMKKGGVLPTVKHFPGNTETDPHLSKSIIDVDKDIFYKEFINPFRKIIYASEDPVLISHAEVSCIDKKPFCFSKIGIEKILRSELNFKGLIITDDMAMKALKMDGRSTADNVLLALAAGCDMVMCSEPKFKELVEVISKKMKTESDFLKKIDDAVFNILKTKIKMGIIDEECKPIEKYKFNKEKFYKAKKSAEDVLKNSKQSK, from the coding sequence ATGAAAGTGTATTTTGCTATTGTTAGTATTTTATTTTCTATTAATTTAAATATTTTTGCCGATGATGCATATATTAGAACTTATATTTCAGAAATGAGTATTGAAGATAAGGCTTCTCAAGTTTTAATGATGAGTATTGAGGGAAAAAAAACTTTTCCGCCTCATTTGAGTTCTTATTTTGATTCTTATACACCGGGTGCTTTTATTTTATTCGGCTATAATTTTTCTGATACCCCTGAAGCTTGTGCTTCCTATATAAAATCGGTTAAGCAGTCTATACAAAATTTATCTAAAGCAAAAACATTTATGCCTCCTTTTTTTGCGTCAGACTTTGAGGGCGGAAGAGTATATAGAATACGAAAAATCGGATCTCATCTACCTTCTCCTAAAAAAATAGCAGAAACATTAACGGAGGAAGAAGCTTTAAATTTATATACTCATACTGCCGAACAGATCAATTTATTGGGAATACATTTAAACCTGGCACCAATTGTTGAAAAAGAAAGATCTAATGAGTCTGGCTTTTTGGATGACCGCATTTTTTCTAATGATGAGGATGTTTTAATAAAGTATACTAAAGCTTTTATTTTAGGAATGAAAAAAGGCGGGGTGCTTCCTACAGTTAAGCATTTTCCCGGGAATACGGAAACAGATCCGCATCTTTCAAAAAGTATTATTGATGTCGATAAAGATATTTTTTATAAAGAATTTATTAATCCTTTTCGTAAAATTATTTATGCTTCCGAAGATCCTGTTTTAATTTCTCATGCTGAAGTTTCTTGTATAGACAAAAAGCCTTTTTGTTTTTCAAAAATAGGTATAGAAAAAATTTTGCGTAGTGAACTTAATTTTAAGGGGTTGATTATTACCGACGATATGGCTATGAAGGCTCTTAAAATGGATGGACGCTCTACAGCCGATAATGTGCTTTTAGCTTTAGCAGCAGGCTGTGATATGGTAATGTGTTCCGAACCTAAGTTTAAAGAACTTGTAGAGGTTATTTCAAAAAAAATGAAAACCGAGTCCGATTTTTTAAAAAAAATAGATGATGCGGTATTTAATATTTTAAAAACAAAAATAAAAATGGGTATTATTGATGAAGAATGTAAGCCCATCGAAAAATATAAATTTAATAAAGAAAAATTTTATAAAGCAAAAAAATCTGCTGAAGATGTTTTAAAAAATTCAAAGCAGTCTAAATAA
- the fliH gene encoding flagellar assembly protein FliH: MAKTIFRGFEVNKNNSDVVFLQLNKTFQEEPEEIIEEEVEVYEGPTIDDLKKQAEDFRLEWEMQKEKMLSDAKAEADRIIKDAQNAAFDEVKRQTDEAQVIAQNAKNQAEDIIAEAEQKARDIIADSEKNKDSVNRDAYKEGFNRGREEGFKEGNLEVQRLTDRLHTIINKTMDRRQEILSETEQQIVDLVLLMTRKVVKVISENQRNVVVSNVVHALRKVKGRGDVVIRVNLADVKMTTEHTQNFISAAENIKNITVVEDSTVDQGGCIIETDFGAVDARIASQLNELEQKILEISPIKTKIKTGNI; encoded by the coding sequence ATGGCTAAAACTATTTTTAGAGGTTTTGAGGTAAACAAAAACAATAGCGATGTAGTATTTTTACAGCTTAATAAAACTTTTCAAGAAGAGCCTGAAGAAATCATTGAAGAAGAGGTAGAAGTTTACGAAGGGCCGACCATTGACGATTTAAAAAAGCAAGCTGAAGATTTTAGACTTGAATGGGAAATGCAAAAAGAGAAAATGCTTTCCGATGCTAAAGCTGAAGCCGACAGAATTATTAAAGATGCACAAAATGCTGCCTTTGATGAAGTAAAGAGACAGACAGATGAAGCTCAAGTAATTGCTCAAAATGCAAAAAATCAAGCTGAGGATATTATAGCCGAAGCCGAGCAAAAAGCCAGAGATATAATAGCAGACTCCGAAAAAAATAAAGATTCAGTAAATCGTGATGCCTATAAAGAAGGTTTTAACCGAGGCCGTGAAGAAGGTTTTAAAGAAGGAAATCTTGAAGTGCAGCGTCTGACCGACCGTCTTCACACAATAATAAATAAGACAATGGATAGACGGCAGGAAATTCTTTCTGAAACGGAACAACAGATAGTTGATCTTGTGCTTTTAATGACAAGAAAGGTGGTTAAGGTTATTTCAGAAAATCAGCGAAATGTTGTTGTTTCAAATGTTGTTCATGCCTTGCGTAAAGTTAAAGGAAGAGGTGATGTGGTCATCCGAGTAAATCTTGCTGATGTTAAAATGACTACAGAGCATACTCAAAACTTTATATCGGCTGCGGAAAATATTAAAAATATTACTGTTGTTGAAGACTCCACTGTTGATCAAGGCGGTTGTATAATTGAAACGGATTTCGGAGCAGTTGATGCACGCATAGCAAGTCAGCTTAACGAACTTGAACAAAAGATTTTGGAAATATCACCTATTAAAACAAAGATAAAGACCGGAAATATTTAA